One genomic region from Aliarcobacter cryaerophilus ATCC 43158 encodes:
- a CDS encoding response regulator transcription factor: MKQSEMMLAGKNRLILIIEDEEDILELLEYTLQKEGYETIGFLNANENVKKILDEEKIDLILMDRNLPNIEGTSFIKELRANGYQTPVIYVTAKDKSEDILDGFEAFADDYITKPFNIQELLARVKSVIKRSSNDIELLKVRDIVYNFSSKIFSIEDEDIELTSLETTLLLEFIKNKNILLSREYLLEKVWEDSFDKQEKTVNVAIKRLKDKIDPNSKKNYIKSVRGEGYIFC; this comes from the coding sequence ATGAAACAAAGTGAAATGATGCTTGCAGGTAAAAATAGATTAATTTTAATAATAGAAGATGAAGAAGATATTCTTGAACTACTTGAATATACTTTACAAAAAGAGGGATATGAAACTATTGGATTTTTAAATGCAAATGAAAATGTAAAAAAAATTTTAGATGAAGAGAAAATAGATTTAATTTTAATGGATAGAAATCTTCCCAATATAGAAGGCACATCGTTTATAAAAGAATTAAGAGCAAATGGTTACCAAACTCCAGTAATTTATGTTACAGCAAAAGATAAATCTGAGGATATTTTAGATGGATTTGAAGCTTTTGCAGATGACTATATTACAAAACCATTTAATATTCAAGAACTTCTAGCAAGAGTTAAATCTGTAATAAAAAGATCTTCAAATGATATTGAACTTTTAAAAGTAAGAGATATTGTTTATAACTTTTCAAGTAAAATATTTTCTATAGAAGATGAAGATATTGAGCTAACTTCTCTTGAAACTACTCTTCTTTTAGAGTTTATAAAAAATAAAAATATTCTTCTTTCTCGAGAGTATTTACTAGAAAAAGTTTGGGAAGACTCTTTTGATAAACAAGAAAAAACAGTAAATGTGGCTATCAAAAGATTAAAAGATAAGATAGATCCTAATTCAAAAAAAAATTATATAAAGTCAGTTAGAGGAGAGGGTTATATTTTTTGTTAA
- a CDS encoding sensor histidine kinase produces the protein MLKIHQLFLRTYLAIFIAILITLTLTIYFWAKTLYLNQVEKNLIQNIDILSVILEDTKDINSIKDIIKDLSKKLNLRISIINENGEVVAESHKNIENIKNHSNRVEIIEAKNIGLGKDTRLSETLNKDLIYIAKKVSFNKETYYLRMADYTNKITDNFKKLTFEIFIYISFFLIIAFISTYFISIKIKRETDSILQFLKEITSKKKPLFLQSNYTFEFYKIAKLLNKVAKKLSKKDEIKAKHTAKLTLANRQKDDIISAISHEFKNPIAIISGYSQTLIEDENLSQTLKIKFLNKILSNSNKMSLIVDKLRLTLKLQDSNHKLVLNKVSIKKIVETSISDLKIKYKNREINVLGVDKEINADEILIGIAISNLIENALKYSQEEVIIEINENSISITDKGIGISQENLENIFKKYYRATSNNWNNSLGLGLFIVKSILNVHNFKLEINSKIGIGSTFKIYY, from the coding sequence TTGTTAAAAATTCATCAACTTTTTTTACGAACTTACCTTGCAATATTTATTGCAATTTTAATAACTCTTACTCTTACTATTTATTTTTGGGCGAAAACGCTCTACTTAAATCAAGTTGAAAAAAACTTAATCCAAAATATAGATATATTATCTGTAATTTTAGAAGATACAAAAGATATAAATAGTATTAAAGATATTATTAAAGATTTAAGTAAAAAACTGAACTTAAGAATTTCAATTATAAATGAAAATGGTGAAGTAGTAGCAGAAAGTCACAAAAATATTGAAAATATAAAAAATCACTCAAATAGAGTTGAGATTATTGAAGCAAAAAATATAGGTCTTGGGAAAGACACAAGATTATCTGAAACTCTAAATAAAGATCTGATATATATAGCAAAAAAAGTATCTTTTAATAAAGAAACTTACTACCTAAGAATGGCTGATTATACAAATAAGATTACTGACAATTTCAAAAAATTAACTTTTGAAATTTTTATCTATATATCTTTTTTCTTAATCATTGCATTTATTTCAACTTACTTTATAAGTATCAAAATAAAAAGAGAAACAGACTCAATATTACAATTTTTAAAAGAGATAACTAGTAAGAAAAAACCACTATTTTTACAATCAAATTATACTTTTGAATTCTATAAAATAGCAAAACTTCTAAATAAAGTTGCAAAAAAACTATCAAAAAAAGATGAGATAAAAGCAAAACATACTGCAAAATTAACTTTAGCAAATAGGCAAAAAGATGATATTATCTCTGCTATTTCTCATGAATTTAAAAATCCAATAGCAATAATTTCAGGATATAGTCAAACTTTAATAGAAGATGAAAATTTATCACAAACTTTAAAAATAAAGTTTTTAAATAAAATCCTATCAAACTCAAATAAAATGTCTCTAATAGTTGATAAACTAAGGCTTACTTTAAAACTTCAAGATAGCAATCACAAACTAGTTTTAAACAAAGTTTCTATTAAAAAAATAGTAGAAACATCTATTAGTGATTTAAAAATAAAATATAAAAATAGAGAAATAAATGTTTTAGGAGTTGATAAAGAGATAAATGCTGATGAGATTTTAATAGGAATTGCTATTTCAAATCTAATAGAAAATGCTTTAAAATATTCTCAAGAAGAGGTAATTATAGAGATTAATGAAAATTCGATATCTATTACAGATAAAGGAATCGGGATTTCTCAAGAAAATTTGGAAAATATTTTTAAAAAATATTATAGAGCAACTAGCAACAACTGGAACAACTCTTTAGGTTTAGGACTTTTCATAGTTAAATCTATTTTAAATGTTCATAATTTTAAATTAGAAATTAACTCAAAAATTGGAATTGGTTCAACTTTTAAAATATATTATTAA
- the rplM gene encoding 50S ribosomal protein L13 translates to MKFTQMAKANEIERSWVVVDAEGKVFGRIITEVATILRGKNKPCFTPNVDCGDYVIIINASKARFTGAKLEVKNYYTHSGYFGSTKTHKMSDMIEKNPEKLFKLATRGMLPKTTLGKAMLKKLKVYAGSEHPHTAQIKG, encoded by the coding sequence ATGAAATTTACTCAAATGGCTAAAGCCAACGAAATCGAAAGATCTTGGGTTGTAGTAGATGCTGAAGGTAAAGTATTCGGAAGAATAATTACTGAAGTTGCTACAATATTAAGAGGAAAAAATAAACCTTGTTTTACACCAAATGTTGATTGTGGTGACTATGTAATTATAATCAATGCAAGTAAAGCTAGATTTACTGGTGCTAAATTAGAAGTTAAAAATTACTATACTCACTCAGGTTATTTTGGAAGTACAAAAACTCACAAAATGTCAGATATGATTGAAAAAAACCCTGAAAAACTGTTTAAATTAGCAACTAGAGGTATGCTTCCAAAAACTACTCTTGGTAAAGCTATGTTAAAAAAATTAAAAGTATATGCAGGAAGTGAACACCCTCATACTGCTCAAATTAAAGGATAA
- the rpsI gene encoding 30S ribosomal protein S9 — MAKVYATGRRKTAIAKVWLENGNGQLTINGQSLDQWLGGHDSIKKRVMQPLHVSKQESSVNIIVKTLGGGYSAQADAARHGISRALVAYDEQFRTILKPHGLLTRDARSVERKKYGKKKARKSSQFSKR, encoded by the coding sequence ATGGCAAAAGTATATGCAACTGGAAGAAGAAAAACAGCAATAGCTAAGGTTTGGTTAGAGAATGGAAACGGGCAACTAACTATAAATGGACAATCTTTAGATCAATGGCTTGGTGGTCATGATTCAATCAAAAAAAGAGTGATGCAACCTCTACATGTTTCAAAACAAGAATCAAGTGTAAATATCATTGTAAAAACTCTAGGTGGTGGATATTCAGCTCAAGCTGATGCTGCTAGACACGGAATTTCAAGAGCTTTGGTTGCTTATGATGAGCAATTCAGAACTATTTTAAAACCTCATGGATTACTTACTAGAGATGCTAGATCTGTTGAGAGAAAAAAATATGGAAAGAAAAAAGCAAGAAAATCTTCTCAATTCTCAAAAAGATAA
- the tenA gene encoding thiaminase II — protein MSFSRQLKQKAIKVWEDGYNHAFVQELGAGTLDKEKFKFYLLQDYLYLLEYAKVFAMAMTKADDEKMLSSLSAITKATLVDEMKLHHLYMKEFGISQDEVKNVKASLFNRTYTANMLSTALKGDLAQTLATVFPCAWTYCDYAKRLKEQYKDSLENNFYKSWIETYSGVEFEDSFEWFYDALDELVKNKTEDEKKIVEDIFISSVEFEYMFWDMAYNKQMSYVKNS, from the coding sequence ATGTCATTTTCAAGACAATTAAAACAAAAAGCAATAAAAGTTTGGGAAGATGGTTATAATCACGCATTTGTACAAGAGTTAGGAGCTGGAACTTTAGATAAAGAGAAGTTCAAATTCTATTTATTACAAGATTATTTATATCTTTTAGAGTATGCAAAAGTTTTTGCGATGGCTATGACAAAAGCAGATGATGAGAAGATGCTAAGTAGTCTTAGTGCTATTACAAAAGCTACATTAGTTGATGAGATGAAACTTCACCACTTATATATGAAAGAGTTTGGTATTAGCCAGGATGAGGTTAAAAATGTGAAGGCAAGTTTATTTAATAGAACTTATACAGCTAATATGCTTTCAACTGCTCTAAAAGGTGATTTAGCGCAAACATTAGCGACAGTATTTCCATGTGCTTGGACATATTGCGATTATGCAAAAAGATTAAAAGAGCAATACAAAGATAGTTTAGAAAATAACTTCTATAAATCTTGGATAGAGACTTACTCAGGAGTTGAGTTTGAAGATTCTTTTGAATGGTTTTATGATGCACTAGATGAGCTTGTAAAAAATAAAACAGAAGATGAGAAAAAAATTGTTGAAGATATTTTTATATCAAGTGTTGAGTTTGAATATATGTTTTGGGATATGGCTTATAATAAACAGATGAGTTATGTTAAAAATAGTTGA
- the thiM gene encoding hydroxyethylthiazole kinase: MINNLVDILNNTKKQNPLIHQITNYVTVNDCANVTLAIGASPVMADDEAEVEEFVDIASTLLVNIGTLNKDIKTSITKACKRAKEKGVPVILDPVGVGASKFRKDFVNELFETSKISCIRGNISEIKSILNLSSNKKGADVSKEDIESLENMASIAKTLANSLNLVVAITGEIDVISDGKKVISIKNGNHLLTKITGTGCMCTSLVASYCGVSKDKIYEATILGVITMGIAGEIAYENSKNKGLGTFHKELFNAISNFNQEILIKKANFQEIK; the protein is encoded by the coding sequence TTGATAAATAATTTAGTTGATATTTTAAATAATACGAAAAAGCAGAACCCATTAATTCATCAGATTACAAACTATGTTACCGTAAATGATTGTGCAAATGTAACTTTAGCAATTGGTGCAAGTCCTGTTATGGCAGATGATGAAGCAGAAGTTGAAGAGTTTGTAGATATCGCTTCGACTCTTTTAGTAAATATAGGAACACTAAATAAAGATATAAAGACTTCCATAACTAAAGCATGTAAAAGAGCTAAAGAAAAAGGAGTTCCAGTTATTTTAGACCCTGTTGGTGTAGGTGCTTCAAAGTTTAGAAAAGATTTTGTAAATGAACTATTTGAAACATCTAAAATATCTTGTATTAGAGGAAATATTTCTGAAATAAAATCTATTTTAAATTTAAGTTCAAATAAAAAAGGCGCAGATGTTTCAAAAGAGGATATTGAATCTTTAGAAAATATGGCTAGTATTGCTAAAACATTGGCAAATAGTTTGAATTTGGTTGTTGCAATTACTGGAGAAATTGATGTTATTTCTGATGGAAAAAAAGTAATTTCCATAAAGAATGGTAACCATCTTTTAACAAAAATTACAGGAACTGGATGTATGTGTACTTCTTTGGTTGCTAGCTATTGTGGAGTTTCTAAAGATAAAATATATGAAGCTACAATTTTAGGAGTAATTACAATGGGAATTGCTGGTGAAATAGCCTATGAAAATAGTAAGAATAAAGGACTTGGGACTTTTCATAAAGAGTTATTTAATGCAATAAGTAATTTCAACCAAGAGATATTAATAAAAAAGGCAAATTTTCAAGAGATAAAATAG
- a CDS encoding peptide-binding protein, which produces MKFLITSLIFFAIFVNMQASTLNLSMSSSPSRLNPILANDSASGEISDWLFNGLFKYDKDGNITTEIASSYTFETPTKLIVKLKDNVLWHDKQKLSSKDVVFTYEQIISPTVFNSIKSNFNEVKRVKAIDDLTVEIEYKKPYFKALEIWMVGLLPYHILKDEKNLMTSSFNKNPIGTGAYKLKEFKTASDIELIANDDFFEGRPKIDRILYKFLPDPNTSFLYLKQNKLDIGGLTPMQVSIQIGNSFKDNFEILNRASFGFSYLGFNLDNPKFKDIKIRQALSLAINRQELVDILFFGYGEVCNGPFMPNSFAYNDEVKPINQDIIKAKALLKEAGYDEKNPFVFEVVTNTGNDIRVNTAQILQYQLSKIGVHMKIRVMEWQAFLNTVVHPRKFETVLLGWSLALMPDAYPLWHSSSAKLGGFNLVNYKNEKVDKLIEKGSGTINKDELGAIYKEIFKIVANDLPYLFLYIPDGITAINKKIENIEPAFIGIMHNQKDWEIKE; this is translated from the coding sequence ATGAAATTTTTAATAACTTCTTTAATATTTTTTGCTATTTTTGTAAATATGCAAGCAAGTACCCTAAATTTATCTATGAGCTCAAGTCCAAGTAGATTAAATCCAATTTTAGCAAATGATAGTGCAAGTGGTGAAATATCTGATTGGCTTTTTAATGGACTTTTTAAATATGATAAAGATGGAAATATAACAACTGAAATAGCATCTTCATACACTTTTGAAACACCTACAAAACTTATAGTTAAACTAAAAGATAATGTTTTATGGCATGACAAACAAAAACTATCTTCAAAAGATGTAGTTTTTACTTATGAGCAAATAATAAGTCCAACTGTTTTTAACTCAATAAAATCAAACTTTAATGAAGTAAAAAGGGTAAAAGCAATTGATGATTTAACTGTTGAAATTGAGTATAAAAAACCATATTTTAAAGCTTTAGAGATATGGATGGTTGGGCTTTTACCTTATCACATTTTAAAAGATGAAAAAAATCTTATGACAAGTAGTTTTAATAAAAATCCAATAGGTACAGGTGCATATAAACTAAAAGAGTTTAAAACAGCAAGTGATATTGAGCTTATAGCAAATGATGATTTTTTTGAAGGACGCCCAAAAATAGATAGGATTTTATATAAATTTTTACCAGATCCAAATACATCTTTTTTATATTTAAAACAAAATAAACTTGATATTGGGGGATTAACTCCAATGCAAGTTTCAATACAAATAGGTAATAGCTTCAAAGATAATTTTGAAATTTTAAATAGAGCTAGTTTTGGATTTTCATATTTAGGATTTAATTTAGACAACCCTAAATTTAAAGATATAAAAATAAGACAAGCCCTCTCTCTGGCAATAAATAGACAAGAGTTAGTTGATATTTTATTTTTTGGGTATGGAGAAGTTTGTAATGGACCATTTATGCCAAACTCTTTTGCTTATAATGATGAAGTAAAACCTATAAATCAAGATATTATAAAAGCAAAAGCTTTGTTAAAAGAGGCTGGATATGATGAAAAAAATCCTTTTGTTTTTGAAGTGGTTACTAATACAGGAAACGATATAAGAGTAAACACTGCACAAATTCTTCAATATCAACTCTCAAAAATTGGTGTCCACATGAAAATAAGAGTTATGGAGTGGCAAGCTTTCTTAAATACTGTTGTACATCCACGAAAATTTGAAACTGTACTTTTGGGATGGTCTTTGGCTTTAATGCCAGATGCTTATCCACTTTGGCATAGCTCAAGTGCAAAACTCGGTGGATTTAATCTAGTAAATTATAAAAATGAAAAAGTTGATAAATTAATAGAAAAAGGAAGTGGGACTATAAATAAAGATGAACTTGGTGCCATTTATAAAGAGATTTTTAAAATCGTTGCAAATGATTTACCATATCTATTTTTATATATTCCAGATGGAATAACTGCTATAAATAAAAAAATAGAAAATATTGAACCAGCATTTATAGGTATTATGCACAATCAAAAAGATTGGGAAATAAAAGAGTAA
- a CDS encoding HAD family hydrolase, which translates to MNKKDKIILFDLDGTLIDSTDAITDTFLHAFSKHNFDFKGTIEDIKVQIGYPLDIMFENLGVNRNLVWDFVDSYKLRYKDISVAQTLLLENAFEAVTLASKFARLGVVTTKTRIYSTPILDNFDIGKYFEVIIGREDVENPKPHKEPILKALNALKYDDKKHQAFMVGDTKLDLISASNASINSVGVLCGYSNEQELLKYTDIVKKDSLEAVKHISLL; encoded by the coding sequence ATGAACAAAAAAGATAAGATTATTTTATTTGATTTAGATGGTACTTTAATAGATTCAACAGATGCAATTACGGATACATTTTTACATGCATTTTCAAAACACAACTTTGATTTTAAAGGAACTATTGAAGATATAAAAGTACAAATTGGTTATCCACTTGATATTATGTTTGAAAACTTAGGAGTAAATAGAAATTTAGTTTGGGATTTTGTAGATAGTTATAAACTAAGATATAAAGATATTTCTGTTGCTCAAACTTTACTTCTTGAGAATGCTTTTGAAGCAGTTACTTTAGCTTCAAAATTTGCAAGACTTGGAGTGGTTACTACAAAAACAAGAATTTACTCAACTCCAATATTAGATAATTTTGATATAGGAAAATATTTTGAAGTAATAATAGGAAGAGAAGATGTAGAAAATCCAAAACCGCATAAAGAGCCAATTTTAAAAGCTTTAAATGCCTTAAAATATGATGATAAAAAACATCAAGCATTTATGGTAGGAGATACAAAACTAGATTTAATCTCTGCTTCAAATGCCTCTATCAACTCTGTTGGAGTATTATGTGGTTACTCAAATGAACAAGAACTTTTAAAATATACAGATATTGTAAAAAAAGACTCTTTAGAAGCTGTAAAACATATCTCTTTATTATAA
- a CDS encoding AbrB family transcriptional regulator, which produces MLLALLVAFCGSLIFIYLHLPLPWLLGSIFATSILIRFQKIPIQSPKLFSAPARILIGLTIGSAFTPEILNHIPQYTISLLLVVPFTILVIFFGTYYYYKVLKYDLKTSYLGSMPGGVIEMVIIGQELKANTAKITLMQSSRLFFVVVSLPFIIQYIFQIDIRGNQLLTTPIKDIDLFQFLYIYIFGIIAAVIAKKIKLTAAYLIGPMIVSIILYSSGFVNTHIPDELLKFIQIVFGSIIGFTFKNVELKTIFKTLVATLGHFVILIILCAIFIFIIHHFFGFATLDILLAFGPGGQTEINLIAILVGANLPYITLHHIVRLFIVMNIAPIIAKRLK; this is translated from the coding sequence ATGCTACTAGCTTTGCTAGTTGCTTTTTGTGGTTCACTGATTTTTATATATTTACACCTACCACTTCCTTGGCTTTTAGGAAGTATTTTTGCTACAAGCATATTAATAAGATTTCAAAAAATTCCAATACAAAGCCCAAAACTATTTTCTGCACCTGCTAGAATATTAATTGGTCTTACAATTGGAAGTGCTTTTACTCCAGAAATTTTAAACCATATTCCACAATATACTATTAGTTTACTCTTGGTTGTTCCATTTACTATTTTGGTTATATTTTTTGGAACATACTATTACTATAAAGTTTTAAAATATGATTTAAAAACTTCATATTTAGGCTCTATGCCAGGTGGTGTAATTGAGATGGTAATAATTGGGCAAGAGCTAAAAGCAAATACAGCAAAAATAACTTTAATGCAAAGTTCAAGACTATTTTTTGTAGTTGTTTCTTTGCCATTTATTATTCAATATATTTTTCAAATAGATATAAGGGGTAACCAGCTTTTAACAACTCCTATAAAAGATATAGATTTGTTTCAATTTTTATATATTTATATTTTTGGAATAATTGCAGCAGTAATTGCAAAAAAGATAAAACTAACTGCCGCATATTTAATTGGACCTATGATTGTAAGTATTATTTTGTATTCAAGTGGATTTGTAAATACTCATATTCCAGATGAGTTATTAAAATTTATACAGATTGTTTTTGGCTCAATTATAGGTTTTACATTTAAAAATGTTGAATTAAAGACTATTTTTAAAACTTTAGTTGCTACTTTGGGACATTTTGTTATTTTGATAATTTTATGTGCTATTTTCATTTTTATTATTCACCACTTTTTTGGTTTTGCTACTTTAGATATTTTATTAGCATTTGGACCTGGTGGTCAAACTGAGATAAACTTAATAGCTATTTTAGTTGGTGCAAATCTACCTTATATAACTTTGCACCATATTGTAAGACTTTTTATTGTTATGAATATTGCACCAATTATTGCAAAAAGGTTAAAGTAG
- a CDS encoding ABC-type transport auxiliary lipoprotein family protein codes for MINQSKILFTRKSTVLVIVIFFLFSGCGLKQESVSINHYSIDFKTQKKAEVSKLKSILIEDVNVNRSFNLTSIFYSTKPYLFEEYAQNRWINLPSNMIYNQLTDSFLASNIFENVVLRDKKIEHEYSLKTEVIKLYQTFEEDKSYAVLKLKFDLIKDNKVLKSFNFDKKVLCKSNNAYGFVQASNKAFEESINSLLSSF; via the coding sequence ATGATCAATCAAAGTAAAATCTTGTTTACAAGAAAAAGTACTGTTTTAGTTATTGTAATATTTTTTCTATTTAGTGGATGTGGATTAAAGCAAGAAAGTGTATCTATAAATCACTATTCAATAGATTTTAAAACTCAAAAAAAAGCTGAGGTTTCAAAATTAAAATCAATTTTGATTGAAGATGTAAATGTAAATAGAAGTTTTAATCTAACATCTATTTTTTATAGTACAAAACCATATTTATTTGAAGAGTATGCACAAAATAGATGGATAAATCTCCCTTCAAATATGATTTATAATCAATTAACAGACTCATTTTTAGCAAGTAATATTTTTGAAAATGTAGTTTTAAGAGATAAAAAAATAGAACATGAGTATAGTTTAAAAACTGAAGTTATAAAACTTTATCAAACTTTTGAAGAAGATAAATCTTATGCAGTTTTAAAACTTAAATTTGATTTGATAAAAGATAATAAGGTTTTAAAATCTTTTAATTTTGATAAAAAAGTATTATGTAAATCAAACAATGCTTATGGTTTTGTACAAGCTTCAAACAAAGCTTTTGAAGAGAGCATAAATAGCTTGCTGAGTAGTTTTTGA
- a CDS encoding MlaD family protein yields MDTKINFFRIGLFVSVISFLLILAIFWLGKYGLEDKKYDTYYIHFDESISGLNIGSPIKYKGFDVGLVKNIKISPHNSEKIEVEIQIQKGTPLKEDNYAILGNLGITGLKYVELKGGSNEAKPLEENEYGIKIINSKKSALSNLVDSTEDITKELTLLLHSFRDVLNEDNLKNFSILLENSQKSMANIEKFSDYLVKNQNNIDELLIGMKNFTVIGSSSFLSVKTSADNFKALTTKMKEDFDKGTFDIKGMAQESIDNLETVLKNLDNTLNQTQDLMNNLNESPSDLIFKQKAIKYGPGEKDDQSK; encoded by the coding sequence ATGGATACAAAGATTAATTTTTTTAGAATAGGTTTATTTGTAAGTGTAATATCTTTTTTACTAATTCTTGCAATATTTTGGTTAGGAAAGTATGGTTTGGAAGATAAAAAATATGATACATATTATATACATTTTGATGAATCTATTTCTGGATTAAATATAGGTTCACCTATAAAATATAAAGGTTTTGATGTTGGACTTGTAAAAAATATAAAGATAAGTCCTCATAATTCAGAGAAAATTGAAGTAGAAATACAGATTCAAAAAGGAACTCCATTAAAAGAGGATAACTATGCAATTTTAGGAAATCTTGGAATTACAGGTCTTAAATATGTAGAGTTAAAAGGTGGAAGTAATGAAGCAAAACCTTTAGAGGAAAATGAGTATGGTATAAAAATAATAAATTCAAAAAAATCAGCTTTGAGTAATCTTGTCGATTCAACTGAAGATATTACAAAAGAACTTACTCTTTTACTTCACTCTTTTAGAGATGTTTTAAATGAAGATAATTTAAAAAACTTCTCAATACTTCTTGAAAATAGTCAAAAAAGCATGGCAAATATTGAAAAATTCTCTGATTATTTAGTAAAAAATCAAAATAATATTGATGAACTTTTGATTGGTATGAAAAACTTTACTGTTATTGGAAGTTCATCTTTTCTTAGCGTAAAAACTTCAGCTGATAATTTTAAAGCACTAACAACAAAGATGAAAGAGGATTTTGACAAAGGAACTTTTGATATAAAAGGAATGGCTCAAGAAAGTATTGATAATTTAGAAACAGTTTTAAAAAATTTGGATAATACTTTAAATCAAACTCAAGATTTAATGAATAATCTAAATGAAAGCCCAAGTGATTTGATATTTAAACAAAAGGCAATAAAATATGGACCAGGAGAGAAAGATGATCAATCAAAGTAA
- a CDS encoding ABC transporter ATP-binding protein — protein MEIIKVSNLYTAFGDNIVHNDISFSVNEGEIFGVLGGSGSGKSVLVKQIVMLNQIQKGKIEIFNKDISKLTINDLESLKLNFSYLFQFGALYSFLNVIENISVMLKEYTNLPKDLIEKIAYTNLDIVGLPKHTAKLYPSELSGGMKKRVALARSLAMQPKLLFLDEPTSGLDPASTQSINELLLYLKRNLNITTVIITHDLETIKTVLDRFIIIKKEKIFDGNINEAMSSKDEFIQDFLTHKKAD, from the coding sequence ATGGAAATAATAAAAGTTTCAAATCTTTACACAGCTTTTGGAGATAATATTGTACACAATGATATATCTTTTAGTGTAAATGAGGGTGAAATATTTGGAGTTTTAGGTGGAAGTGGAAGTGGAAAAAGTGTTTTGGTAAAACAAATAGTTATGCTAAATCAGATACAAAAAGGTAAAATTGAGATTTTTAATAAAGATATTTCAAAACTAACAATAAATGATTTAGAGAGCTTGAAGCTAAATTTTTCTTATCTTTTTCAATTTGGTGCTTTGTACTCTTTTTTAAATGTGATTGAAAATATCTCTGTTATGTTAAAAGAGTACACAAATTTACCAAAAGATTTGATAGAAAAAATTGCTTACACAAATTTGGATATAGTTGGACTTCCAAAGCATACAGCAAAACTATATCCAAGTGAACTTAGTGGTGGAATGAAAAAAAGAGTTGCCCTTGCACGTAGCCTTGCAATGCAACCAAAACTTCTATTTTTAGATGAGCCAACAAGTGGATTAGATCCTGCTAGTACGCAAAGTATAAATGAGCTTTTGTTATATTTAAAGAGAAATCTAAATATCACAACAGTTATAATAACTCATGATTTAGAGACAATAAAAACAGTTCTTGATAGGTTTATAATTATAAAAAAAGAAAAAATATTTGATGGAAATATAAATGAAGCTATGAGTTCTAAAGATGAGTTTATACAAGATTTTTTAACACATAAAAAGGCAGATTGA